Proteins from a genomic interval of Hippocampus zosterae strain Florida chromosome 14, ASM2543408v3, whole genome shotgun sequence:
- the sptb gene encoding spectrin beta chain, erythrocytic isoform X1 encodes MSSPSCLLRPAPVSQPRLRDVRISLKTASKIQDGKDASGRRYPPEESDAPVRSRSTPPAHRALRRAPRGRAKRQQEHHPERNGTVLLQVPLTLPGLTPVSSPPGSCQRPVHHPSPPSSSSTSLSGRSMKRARWLSSSASNIYFNSILDGRFRQLQDEREAVQKKTFTKWVNSILSRVSCRISDLYLDLRDGRMLIRLLEVLSRERLPKPTKGRMRIHCLENVDKALQFLKEQRVHLENMGSHDIVDGNHRLILGLIWTIILRFQIQDIIVETGQADQKETRSAKDALLLWCQMKTAGYSSVNITNFTTSWKDGMAFNALIHKHRPDLVDFNQLKRSNPTHNLQSAFNVAEKQLGVTKLLDPEDVFTENPDEKSIITYVVAFYHYFSKMKQLAVEGKRVGKVLDHAIATEKMVDKYETLASELLAWIEQTILVLDNRKLANSLSGVQQQLQAFNTYRTVEKPPKFQEKGNLEVLLFTIQSRMRANNQRVFTPKDGALVADINRAWERLERAEHVRERILRDELIRQEKLEQMARRFDRKAAMRETWLLENQRLVAQDNFGYDLPAVEAAKKKHDAIETDIAAYEERVQALVDISGELEAERYHDAKRVDARKDNVLRLWDYLQELLKARRGRLDKNLTLQWIFQEMLYIINWMDDMKVRLLSPDMGKHLLEVDDLLQKHALLENDIALQADRVQNASAAALQFANGESYKPCDPQVIRDRVEHLELCYHELLTLAGQRRAHLTQSRRFWSFLWEAAELESWIKEKENIFSSLDYGKDLTSVLVLQSKHSAFEDELGARRANLQQVLTEGSQMIKDDHYGSPMIQERTDGVETQWRQLEDLAAFRNQSLQDTRRFFQFQGDADELAAWLLDADRQMRSEDAGHDEYTTRRLLRRHHDLRDEAVKTAATVDALSKQADALPEELLNTPDIQRRLKEIKDLFAELMSLADVRQKKLDDAMALYTIFSETDACELWMGQKETWLVDLEVPDKLEDLEVVQNRLSILAQDMGNVESRVDDVNKAVKQLEDGRHPRTKEVKECQTRLNTRWEAFKATVEDKKRKVDSAVSLNNYGLECDETAAWIRDKTRVIESTQDLGNDLAAVMTIQRKLYGMERDLAAIDSKLDLLRADADRLATENPENAADTLAQRARLDAAWDDLKRTLKDREDSLGEVSKLQTFLQDLDDFRSWLFRAQKAVASEEMPASLPEAEEQLSLHDALRDDIDNHGEDFCVIRDTGTQVTLGQEDDPQYRELQQTLGDLDRGWYELQKMWERRKNFLDQCLGFQQFLRDGKAVETILNNQEYTLAHVDKPDTLDGAEQALKKHEDFLSTMEANEDKIDGALQVGRQLVDGGNLYAGKVQDKMESIADRHDKNLARAQEVSEKLRDNRDLQHFLQNTQDLTVWINEKMLTAQDTSYDEARNLHSKWLKHQAFMAELASNKDWLDKVDQEGQELIASKPEMEPEVRERLAALHQLWQMLESTTQEKARLLFDANRSELFDQSLADIRKWLGELQQQLQGTGGDDGNGGEDVRDLTNANILLKKHQVMENQVQDRARELEELQQALRMHGGGGGRDEQQQPELEVEQQNLQVQFQQLIAPLAQRRGKLEAAKAVHQFYRDLADELLWIEERMPLALSQDHGNDLQTVQMLLKRNQTLQREIEGHQPRVDEVLERGRRMAAAAGEDGGPEAERLAGQLRELEEAWPRLRDQMTQRKDRLDASHRAQQFYNDADEAQAWIGEQELYMIAEEKPKDEQSAMLSLKRHNIVKQAVGDYADSIRNLSERAQRMFAEDHPDGEKIIRRQGQVDKQYAGLSELAEDRRRNLEHAYQHFLLSREVDDLEQWISERDVAASSQEMGQDLDHVTLLRDKFREFARETGAQGQKRVDAVNHAIDELIEEGHGEAIAMADWKDLINESWADLLELIDTRAQLLNASYELLKYFDDGKELVVQIGDKQKELPEDVGEDFSKAESFHRMHAAFERDITSLGKQVEQLQETSGRLRAQYAGERADAIQAQEREALQAWQALLAACDGRRKRLLDTAHKFRFFAMVRDLMAWMESIGQQIDTQEKPRDVSSVELLQKYHQGIRSEIEARGVKFTECSDLGAALLASKHRDSAEIQEKMTQLEDKRQKMMFKWDDRWDWLRLLLEVCQFARDASVAEAWLVAQEPHVSSKDLGQSVDDVEKLLKRHEAFEKSTAAWEERFSALERLTTLELLELRKQQQEMERFVQEQLRYEQESRREDTGFAESSQLFTVEEETLSGVAEPSSGIPEGTAADATVPVESEMRESGSLEFEASISALADEPERAATLPIEALRSQTVLLEGILGRKQDVGGSRKKASSRSWNNLYCVLRPGQLSAYKDAKSFGQGATFHGEDPLPLANASWELLTNYKKKKHVGKLRLEDGSEYLFQCKDEEELQRWSQAMARALQSPAEEEEAAAEGPSGAKSQSLPPPASSSSTSPGPSAKKDKEKKFSRFAKKK; translated from the exons ATGAGCAGCCCGTCGTGCCTGCTGCGGCCGGCCCCCGTCAGTCAGCCTCGACTCCGGGATGTGAGGATCAGCCTGAAAACCGCCTCCAAGATCCAGGACGGAAAGGATGCGAGCGGCCGCCGCTACCCGCCGGAGGAGAGCGACGCCCCCGTGCGCAGCCGGAGCACCCCGCCTGCGCACCGGGCCCTCAGGAGGGCTCCCAGGGGCAGGGCCAAGCGGCAGCAGGAGCATCACCCGGAGAGAAACGGCACTGTCCTCCTGCAGGTGCCGCTCACCCTCCCGGGGCTGACACCCGTCTCCTCGCCGCCCGGCTCCTGTCAGCGCCCCGTCCACCACCCGTCCCCCCCCTCTTCCTCGTCGACTTCCTTGTCCGGCCGGAGCATGAAACGGGCGCGCTGGCTCAGCTCCAGTGCATCCAACATCTACTTTAACTCGATCCTGGATGGACGCTTCAGGCAACTGCAAG ATGAGCGCGAGGCGGTCCAGAAGAAGACGTTCACCAAATGGGTCAACTCCATCCTGTCTCGGGTCAGCTGTCGCATCTCCGACCTCTACTTGGACCTGCGCGACGGACGCATGCTCATTAGACTGCTGGAGGTCTTGTCTAGAGAACGATTG CCCAAGCCCACCAAGGGCAGGATGCGCATCCATTGTCTGGAGAATGTGGACAAGGCACTGCAGTTCCTCAAGGAGCAGCGCGTCCACCTGGAGAATATGGGCTCGCATGACATTGTCGACGGCAACCACCGCCTCATCCTCGGCCTCATCTGGACTATCATCCTTCGCTTCCAG ATCCAAGACATCATCGTGGAGACGGGCCAGGCCGACCAGAAGGAGACGCGCTCGGCCAAGGACGCTCTTCTCCTGTGGTGCCAGATGAAGACGGCAGG TTATTCCAGCGTGAACATCACAAACTTCACCACCAGTTGGAAAGACGGCATGGCCTTCAACGCTCTCATACACAAACATCG ACCGGATCTGGTGGACTTCAACCAGCTGAAGAGGTCCAACCCGACGCACAACCTCCAGAGCGCCTTCAACGTGGCCGAGAAGCAGCTGGGCGTCACCAAGCTCTTGGACCCGGAGGACGTGTTCACCGAGAACCCGGACGAAAAGTCCATCATTACCTACGTGGTGGCCTTCTACCACTACTTCTCCAAGATGAAGCAGCTCGCCGTGGAGGGCAAGCGGGTGGGCAAAGTCCTGGACCACGCCATCGCCACGGAGAAGATGGTGGATAAGTACGAGACCTTGGCGTCGGAGCTGCTGGCCTGGATCGAGCAGACCATCCTGGTGCTGGACAACCGCAAACTGGCCAACTCGCTGTCGGGCGTCCAACAGCAGCTGCAGGCCTTCAACACCTACAGGACGGTGGAGAAGCCACCCAA GTTCCAGGAGAAGGGCAACCTGGAGGTGCTGCTCTTTACCATCCAGAGTCGCATGAGGGCCAACAACCAGAGAGTCTTCACACCCAAAGACGGCGCGCTGGTCGCCGACATCAACAGG GCCTGGGAGCGACTGGAGCGCGCCGAGCACGTGCGTGAGCGGATCCTGAGGGACGAGCTGATCCGCCAGGAGAAGCTGGAGCAAATGGCGAGACGGTTCGACCGCAAGGCAGCCATGAGGGAGACGTGGCTTCTGGAGAACCAGCGATTGGTAGCTCAG GACAACTTCGGCTACGACCTGCCGGCGGTGGAGGCGGCGAAGAAGAAGCACGACGCCATCGAGACGGACATCGCCGCCTACGAGGAGCGCGTCCAGGCCCTGGTGGACATCTCCGGGGAGCTGGAAGCCGAACGCTACCACGACGCCAAGCGGGTGGACGCCCGCAAGGACAACGTCCTGCGCTTGTGGGACTACCTGCAGGAGCTGCTCAAGGCCCGTCGGGGGCGTCTGGACAAGAACCTGACGCTGCAGTGGATCTTCCAGGAGATGCTCTACATCATCAACTGGATGGATGACATGAAG GTTCGTCTGCTGTCTCCCGACATGGGGAAACATCTGCTGGAAGTGGACGACTTGTTACAGAAACACGCTTTGCTGGAGAACGACATCGCCCTGCAAGCCGACCGAGTCCAAAACGCCAGCGCCGCTGCTCTCCAGTTCGCCAACGGAGAGA gTTACAAGCCGTGCGATCCCCAGGTGATCCGAGATCGGGTGGAGCATTTGGAGCTGTGCTACCACGAGCTGCTGACTCTGGCCGGCCAGCGCCGGGCCCACCTGACGCAGTCTCGCCGCTTCTGGAGTTTCCTGTGGGAGGCGGCCGAGCTTGAGAGCTGGATCAAGGAGAAGGAGAACATCTTCTCCTCGCTGGACTACGGCAAGGACCTGACCAGCGTGCTGGTTCTCCAGAGCAAGCACAGCGCCTTTGAGGACGAGCTGGGCGCCCGCCGAGCCAATCTGCAGCAG GTTCTGACCGAGGGCAGCCAGATGATCAAGGACGACCACTACGGCTCGCCGATGATCCAAGAGCGCACGGACGGCGTAGAGACGCAGTGGCGGCAGCTGGAGGATCTGGCGGCCTTCCGCAACCAGAGCCTGCAGGACACCCGGCGGTTCTTCCAGTTCCAAGGGGACGCCGACGAACTGGCGGCCTGGCTGCTGGACGCCGATCGGCAGATGAGGAGCGAGGACGCGGGCCACGATGAGTACACCACCCGGCGGCTGCTGCGGCGCCACCACGACCTGCGCGACGAGGCCGTCAAGACGGCCGCCACCGTGGACGCGCTGTCCAAGCAGGCCGACGCGCTGCCCGAGGAACTGCTCAACACGCCCGACATCCAACGCCGCCTCAAAGAGATCAAGGACCTCTTCGCGGAGCTCATGTCTCTGGCCGATGTCAGGCAGAAGAAGCTGGATGACGCCATGGCGCTCTACACCATCTTCAGCGAGACCGATGCCTGCGAGCTCTGGATGGGCCAGAAGGAGACTTGGCTCGTGGATTTGGAGGTGCCCGACAAGCTGGAAGACCTGGAAGTGGTCCAAAACAG GTTGAGCATTCTGGCTCAGGATATGGGCAACGTTGAGTCGCGAGTGGATGACGTCAACAAGGCGGTGAAGCAGCTGGAAGACGGCAGACACCCTCGCACCAAAGAGGTCAAGGAATGCCAGACGAGACTAAATaccag GTGGGAAGCCTTCAAGGCCACGGTCGAGGACAAGAAGAGGAAGGTGGACTCTGCGGTCAGCCTGAACAACTACGGACTGGAGTGCGACGAGACGGCAGCGTGGATCCGCGACAAGACGCGCGTCATCGAGTCCACGCAGGACCTGGGCAACGACCTGGCCGCCGTCATGACCATCCAGAGGAAGCTGTACGGCATGGAACGCGACTTGGCCGCCATCGACTCCAAGCTCGATCTCCTGAGGGCCGACGCCGACCGCTTGGCcacggagaacccggagaacgCGGCGGACACGTTGGCCCAACGCGCCCGGTTGGACGCGGCCTGGGATGATCTTAAACGGACCCTGAAGGACCGCGAGGACTCACTGGGCGAAGTCAGCAAGCTGCAGACGTTCCTGCAGGACCTGGACGACTTCCGGTCGTGGCTCTTCAGGGCTCAGAAGGCCGTCGCCTCTGAGGAGATGCCCGCCTCGCTGCCCGAGGCCGAGGAGCAGTTGAGCCTTCACGACGCCCTGCGCGATGACATCGACAACCACGGGGAGGACTTCTGCGTCATCCGCGACACCGGTACGCAGGTTACGCTCGGTCAGGAAGACGACCCCCAGTATCGGGAGCTGCAGCAGACGCTGGGCGATCTGGACCGAGGGTGGTACGAGCTCCAGAAGATGTGGGAACGACGCAAGAACTTCCTGGACCAGTGCTTGGGCTTCCAACAGTTCCTCAGGGACGGCAAGGCGGTGGAGACCATCCTCAACAACCAG GAATACACCTTGGCCCATGTGGACAAGCCCGACACTCTGGACGGGGCGGAGCAAGCCCTGAAGAAACACGAAGACTTTTTGAGCACCATGGAGGCCAATGAAGACAAGATCGATGGCGCTCTGCAGGTGGGCAGACAGCTGGTGGACGGCGGCAACCTGTACGCCGGGAAAGTGCAGGACAAAATGGAGTCCATCGCTGACAG GCACGACAAAAACCTAGCGAGAGCCCAGGAGGTGTCAGAGAAGCTGCGAGACAACCGAGACCTGCAGCACTTCTTACAGAACACTCAAGAT CTGACCGTGTGGATCAATGAGAAGATGCTGACCGCTCAGGACACGTCTTACGATGAGGCCAGGAACCTGCACAGCAAGTGGCTGAAGCACCAGGCCTTCATGGCCGAGTTGGCCTCCAACAAGGACTGGCTGGACAAAGTGGACCAG GAGGGCCAGGAGCTGATCGCTTCCAAGCCCGAGATGGAGCCGGAAGTGCGAGAACGCCTGGCCGCCCTCCACCAGCTGTGGCAGATGTTGGAGTCCACCACGCAGGAGAAGGCCCGGCTGCTGTTCGACGCCAACCGCTCGGAGTTGTTTGACCAGAGCCTGGCGGACATCAGGAAGTGGCTGGGggagctgcagcagcagcttcaGGGCACGGGTGGCGATGACGGTAACGGCGGCGAAGATGTCAGAGACCTGACCAACGCCAACATCCTTCTCAAGAAACACCAG GTGATGGAGAACCAAGTGCAAGATCGTGCCCGGGAACTGGAGGAGCTCCAACAGGCGCTGAGGAtgcatggcggcggcggcgggcgtgaCGAACAGCAGCAGCCCGAGCTGGAAGTGGAGCAGCAGAACCTGCAGGTGCAATTCCAGCAGCTTATTGCACCCTTGGCCCAACGTAGGGGCAAGCTGGAGGCGGCCAAGGCCGTGCATCAGTTCTACAGAGACCTGGCTGATGAGCTG ctGTGGATTGAAGAGAGGATGCCGCTGGCTCTGTCACAAGATCACGGCAACGACCTCCAAACGGTGCAGATGCTGCTTAAGAGGAACCAG ACACTGCAGAGGGAAATCGAGGGCCACCAGCCCCGCGTGGACGAGGTCCTGGAACGAGGACGcaggatggcggcggcggcgggcgaggACGGCGGCCCCGAGGCCGAGCGGCTGGCCGGGCAGCTGCGCGAGCTGGAGGAGGCGTGGCCGCGGCTGCGGGACCAGATGACGCAACGCAAGGACAGGCTGGACGCCTCGCATCGGGCGCAGCAGTTCTACAACGACGCCGACGAGGCCCAAGCGTGGATCGGCGAGCAGGAGCTCTACATGATCGCCGAGGAAAAGCCCAAG GACGAGCAGAGCGCCATGTTGAGTCTGAAACGTCACAACATCGTCAAGCAGGCCGTGGGCGACTACGCCGACTCCATCCGGAACCTGTCCGAGCGAGCTCAGCGGATGTTCGCGGAGGACCATCCCGACGG CGAGAAGATCATCCGGCGTCAGGGTCAGGTGGACAAGCAGTACGCCGGTTTGAGCGAGCTGGCCGAGGACCGGCGCAGGAATCTGGAGCACGCGTACCAACATTTCCTGCTCAGCCGCGAGGTGGACGACCTGGAGCAGTGGATCTCTGAGCGCGACGTGGCCGCGTCCTCGCAGGAGATGGGTCAAGACCTGGACCACGTCACG CTCCTGAGGGACAAGTTCCGAGAGTTTGCGCGCGAGACGGGCGCGCAGGGTCAGAAGCGCGTGGACGCCGTCAACCACGCCATCGACGAGCTGATCGAGGAGGGCCACGGCGAGGCCATCGCCATGGCCGATTGGAAGGACCTCATCAACGAGAGCTGGGCCGATCTCCTGGAGCTCATCGACACGCGCGCTCAGCTACTCAACGCCTCCTACGAGCTGCTCAA GTACTTTGACGACGGCAAGGAGCTGGTGGTCCAGATCGGCGACAAGCAGAAGGAGCTTCCCGAAGACGTGGGCGAGGACTTCAGCAAAGCCGAGTCCTTCCACAGGATGCACGCCGCCTTCGAACGTGACATCACTTCCCTGGGAAAGCAG GTGGAGCAGCTGCAGGAGACATCGGGCAGGCTGCGGGCTCAGTACGCCGGCGAGCGAGCCGACGCCATCCAGGCGCAGGAGCGAGAAGCGCTGCAGGCCTGGCAGGCCTTGCTGGCCGCCTGCGACGGCCGCCGAAAGCGACTGCTGGACACGGCCCACAAGTTCCGCTTCTTCGCCATGGTGCGCGACCTCATGGCCTGGATGGAGAGCATCGGGCAGCAGATCGACACCCAGGAGAAGCCACG CGACGTGTCATCCGTGGAGCTTCTGCAGAAGTACCACCAGGGCATCCGCTCGGAGATCGAGGCCCGCGGCGTCAAGTTCACCGAATGCAGCGACTTGGGCGCGGCCCTTCTGGCCAGCAAACACAGAGACTCGGCCGAG ATCCAAGAGAAGATGACGCAGCTGGAGGACAAACGTCAGAAGATGATGTTCAAGTGGGACGACCGCTGGGACTGGCTGCGACTTT TGTTGGAGGTGTGCCAGTTTGCGCGTGACGCCTCGGTGGCCGAGGCCTGGCTGGTGGCTCAGGAGCCGCACGTGAGCAGCAAGGACCTCGGCCAGTCGGTGGACGACGTGGAGAAACTGCTCAAGCGCCACGAGGCCTTCGAGAAGTCCACGGCCGCCTGGGAGGAGCGCTTCTCGGCCCTCGAACGCCTCACCACC TTGGAGTTGTTGGAGCTGaggaagcagcagcaggagATGGAGCGCTTTGTGCAAGAGCAGCTGCGCTACGAGCAAGAGAGCAG GAGGGAAGACACGGGCTTTGCCGAGTCTTCGCAACTCTTCACAGTGGAGGAAGAAACTCTG TCCGGAGTGGCCGAGCCCAGTTCGGGGATCCCCGAGGGGACGGCGGCTGACGCCACGGTGCCCGTGGAATCCGAAATGCGAGAGAGCGGCTCTCTGGAGTTTGAGGCATCCATCTCGGCGCTGGCTGACGAACCGGAGCGGGCGGCCACCTTGCCCATCGAGGCGCTCCGGTCCCAGACGGTGCTGCTGGAGGGAATTCTGGGGCGCAAGCAGGACGTGGGAGGCTCGAGGAAGAAGGCCTCCAGTAG ATCGTGGAACAACTTGTACTGCGTTCTGAGGCCCGGTCAGCTGTCAGCCTACAAGGATGCCAAAAGCTTCGGCCAGGGCGCCACCTTTCACGGCGAGGACCCGCTGCCCCTGGCCAATGCCAGCTGGGAGCTGCTGACCAActataagaagaagaagcacgTGGGCAAACTACG TCTTGAAGATGGCAGCGAATATTTGTTCCAGTGTAAAGACGAG GAGGAGCTGCAGCGTTGGAGCCAAGCGATGGCGAGGGCCCTTCAATCGCCCGCggaagaagaagaggcggcAGCGGAGGGGCCCTCAGGGGCCAAAAGCCAGAGTCTGCCTCCGccggcctcctcttcctctaccTCACCTGGCCCCTCTGCCAAGAAAGACAAAGAGAAAAAGTTCAGCCGCTTTGCAAAGAAGAAGTGA